A region from the Corynebacterium halotolerans YIM 70093 = DSM 44683 genome encodes:
- the menE gene encoding o-succinylbenzoate--CoA ligase, translating to MSRTLDPLVVDPHNPAAILPDLEAAIAGQRTLLPVPAQDRTRTTLLVNSQRAGGPIAGDVALVVATSGSTGTPKGAQLTAANLVSSADATHQFLGGEGQWLLAMPAHHIAGLQVLVRSLIAGIEPLCLDLSDGFGVPDFARAAGELAGTGDRLYTSLAPLQLAKAMDTLEGIEGLRLFDAVLVGGAALNPQVRRAADELGIHVVTTYGSSETAGGCVYDARPIPGAQVEVRDGRIHLGGPMIAAGYRNHPDHEAFAEPGWFATSDVGELVDGRLTVTGRLDAVIDSGGLKLHPEVLEQAMLGVEGVTGACVVGVPHPRLGQAIVAAYSGTASPSEVIEGLDDLPRWQLPKELRQVDTLPLIGPGKVDRQAVMTMFR from the coding sequence ATGAGCCGCACCCTCGATCCCCTCGTCGTCGACCCCCACAACCCCGCCGCCATCCTCCCCGACCTCGAGGCCGCCATCGCCGGCCAGCGCACGCTGCTGCCCGTCCCTGCGCAGGATCGGACCCGCACCACACTGCTCGTCAACTCGCAGCGCGCGGGCGGGCCCATCGCCGGGGACGTCGCCCTGGTGGTGGCCACCTCCGGCTCGACCGGCACCCCGAAGGGCGCGCAGCTGACCGCTGCCAACCTCGTCTCGAGCGCCGACGCCACCCACCAGTTCCTCGGCGGCGAGGGACAGTGGCTGCTGGCCATGCCCGCCCACCACATCGCCGGCCTCCAGGTGCTCGTCCGCTCACTGATCGCGGGCATCGAGCCGCTGTGCCTGGATCTCTCCGACGGCTTCGGTGTCCCGGACTTCGCCCGCGCCGCCGGAGAGCTCGCCGGCACCGGCGACCGCCTCTACACCTCCCTGGCCCCCCTGCAGCTGGCCAAGGCCATGGACACCCTCGAGGGCATCGAGGGCCTGCGACTTTTCGACGCCGTGCTGGTCGGCGGCGCCGCGCTCAACCCGCAGGTGCGCCGCGCCGCCGACGAACTCGGCATCCACGTCGTGACCACCTACGGCTCCTCGGAGACCGCCGGCGGCTGCGTCTACGACGCCCGCCCCATCCCCGGCGCGCAGGTCGAGGTCCGCGACGGCCGCATCCACCTCGGCGGGCCGATGATCGCGGCCGGCTACCGCAACCACCCCGACCACGAGGCCTTCGCCGAGCCCGGCTGGTTCGCCACCTCGGACGTCGGTGAGCTGGTCGACGGCCGTCTGACCGTCACCGGCCGGCTCGACGCGGTGATCGACTCCGGCGGGCTCAAGCTCCACCCGGAGGTCCTCGAGCAGGCGATGCTCGGCGTCGAGGGGGTCACCGGCGCCTGTGTGGTCGGGGTCCCCCACCCCCGCCTGGGGCAGGCGATCGTCGCCGCCTACTCGGGCACCGCCAGCCCGAGCGAGGTCATCGAGGGGCTCGACGACCTGCCGCGCTGGCAGCT
- a CDS encoding DoxX family protein → MTVFNDIAKLIVRIILGVILIAHGWDKFGITGLEGITGFFDSIGVPAAGLAAPVVAVVEILGGVLLILGAATRITGVVVALLMLGAALFAHMGAGIFVANGGWELVGAIGAGFLALAAAGAGRYSVDALIARRREQPQTAREPQTV, encoded by the coding sequence ATGACCGTATTCAACGACATCGCGAAGCTCATTGTCCGCATCATCCTGGGCGTCATCCTCATCGCCCACGGCTGGGACAAGTTCGGCATCACCGGCCTCGAGGGCATCACCGGATTCTTCGACAGCATCGGTGTCCCGGCCGCCGGCCTCGCCGCACCGGTCGTCGCCGTCGTCGAGATCCTCGGCGGCGTCCTGCTCATCCTGGGCGCCGCCACCCGGATCACCGGTGTCGTCGTCGCCCTGCTGATGCTCGGCGCCGCCCTCTTCGCCCACATGGGCGCCGGCATCTTCGTCGCCAACGGTGGCTGGGAGCTCGTCGGTGCGATCGGCGCCGGTTTCCTGGCGCTGGCCGCCGCCGGGGCCGGCCGCTACAGCGTCGACGCCCTCATCGCCCGTCGTCGCGAGCAGCCGCAGACCGCGCGCGAGCCGCAGACCGTTTAA
- a CDS encoding DUF6226 family protein yields MTTWWAEHNASVRERGAGTPLLDAAVALLDDVETAFAVTGAHTPGWPDPHDGGPLPEEAYGRLTDTRRYAIVAVREAAWEKVLLDRGWARLEAAGERRTLTPHRPGAVPLVFDVLDNEGTTFLRISAGRPPVELTGHPDCACDGCDFGSEDLLEAIDQDIFSAVDGSLEIRVGAGKMGVRTSFRGSGPAPDHAIRRIAAAPWAGEWSPRELIRQL; encoded by the coding sequence ATGACGACCTGGTGGGCAGAGCACAACGCCTCGGTGCGGGAGCGCGGGGCGGGCACACCGCTTCTCGACGCCGCCGTGGCCCTGCTCGACGACGTCGAGACGGCATTCGCCGTCACTGGCGCGCACACCCCCGGGTGGCCGGATCCGCACGACGGCGGGCCCCTGCCCGAGGAGGCCTACGGCCGGTTGACGGATACCCGGCGCTATGCGATCGTCGCCGTCCGGGAGGCGGCCTGGGAGAAGGTGCTCCTGGACCGCGGGTGGGCGCGACTCGAGGCGGCGGGTGAGCGGCGCACACTCACCCCGCACCGGCCTGGCGCGGTGCCGTTGGTCTTCGACGTCCTCGACAACGAGGGGACGACGTTCCTGCGGATCTCCGCGGGGCGGCCACCGGTGGAACTCACGGGACATCCCGACTGCGCCTGCGACGGCTGCGACTTCGGTTCCGAGGACCTGCTGGAGGCGATCGACCAGGACATCTTCTCCGCGGTCGACGGCTCCCTCGAGATCCGCGTGGGGGCGGGGAAGATGGGGGTGCGGACCTCGTTCCGGGGCTCCGGCCCAGCTCCCGATCACGCGATCCGGCGGATCGCCGCCGCACCCTGGGCGGGGGAGTGGTCGCCCCGCGAGCTCATCAGGCAGCTCTAG
- a CDS encoding 1,4-dihydroxy-2-naphthoyl-CoA synthase, with the protein MAYSTDNPFDASQWRTVEGFEDLTDITYHRHVGDERADGMVRIAFDRPEVRNAFRPHTVDELYRTLDHARRTPDVGVVLLTGNGPSGKDGGWAFCSGGDQRIRGRSGYRYAEGETAETVDAAREKAEGGRLHILEVQRLIRTMPKVVVAVVNGWAAGGGHSLHVVCDLTIASRQEARFKQTDADVGSFDAGYGSAYLAKMVGQKFAREIFFLGRTYSAEDMHRMGAVNIVADHGELEAEAIQVAREINGKSPTAQRMLKFAFNLTDDGLMGQQVFAGEATRLAYMTDEAVEGKDAFLEKRDPDWSQFPFYY; encoded by the coding sequence ATGGCATACAGCACAGACAACCCCTTCGACGCCTCTCAGTGGAGGACGGTCGAGGGTTTCGAGGACCTCACCGACATCACCTACCACCGGCACGTGGGCGACGAGCGCGCCGACGGCATGGTGCGCATCGCCTTCGACCGCCCCGAGGTGCGCAACGCGTTCCGCCCGCACACCGTGGACGAGCTCTACCGCACGCTCGACCACGCGCGCCGCACCCCGGACGTCGGCGTGGTGTTGCTGACCGGCAACGGGCCGAGCGGGAAGGACGGCGGCTGGGCGTTCTGCTCCGGTGGCGACCAGCGCATCCGCGGCCGCTCCGGCTACCGCTACGCCGAGGGTGAGACCGCCGAGACCGTCGACGCCGCGCGGGAGAAGGCCGAGGGCGGGCGCCTGCACATCCTCGAGGTCCAGCGCCTGATCCGCACCATGCCGAAAGTAGTCGTCGCGGTGGTCAACGGCTGGGCCGCCGGCGGCGGGCACTCACTGCACGTGGTCTGCGACCTGACGATCGCCTCGCGCCAGGAGGCCCGCTTCAAGCAGACCGACGCCGACGTCGGATCCTTCGACGCCGGCTACGGCTCCGCGTACCTGGCGAAGATGGTCGGCCAGAAGTTCGCCCGCGAGATCTTCTTCCTGGGCCGGACCTACTCCGCCGAGGACATGCACCGCATGGGCGCGGTCAACATCGTCGCCGACCACGGGGAACTCGAAGCCGAGGCCATCCAGGTCGCCCGCGAGATCAACGGCAAGTCCCCGACCGCCCAGCGCATGCTGAAATTCGCGTTCAACCTGACTGACGACGGGCTGATGGGCCAGCAGGTCTTCGCCGGCGAGGCCACCCGCCTGGCCTACATGACCGACGAGGCCGTGGAGGGCAAGGACGCCTTCCTGGAGAAGCGCGACCCGGACTGGTCGCAGTTCCCCTTCTACTACTAG
- a CDS encoding 4a-hydroxytetrahydrobiopterin dehydratase, with translation MSDPKQKLTPQQIEDAALTGWRQADQTIRAEFDTGDFATGLRLVNLIGESAETANHHPDLTLTYPSVAVTLSSHDVNGLTSRDVDLARTINRHAAELGVEAKEG, from the coding sequence ATGAGTGATCCGAAGCAGAAACTGACGCCCCAGCAGATCGAGGACGCCGCGCTGACCGGCTGGCGCCAGGCCGACCAGACCATCCGCGCCGAATTCGACACCGGTGACTTCGCCACCGGCCTGCGGCTGGTCAACCTCATCGGTGAATCCGCGGAGACCGCCAACCACCACCCCGACCTCACCCTGACCTACCCGTCCGTCGCCGTCACCCTGTCGAGCCACGACGTGAACGGCCTGACCAGCCGGGACGTCGACCTGGCGCGCACGATCAACCGGCATGCCGCGGAACTGGGCGTGGAGGCGAAGGAGGGCTGA
- a CDS encoding peptidase E yields MRLLLTSFGHDRVPEFVSGTLAYVPDAARSFADRPWADTERVMLRDQGLNLVELPVNSTPPEEIDRILGEVDGVYVAGGETFDLLHVLRSTGADEILTRHVRAGLPYIGTSAGSVIAGPSIEPVSLLDSPTVAPGLTDYTGLRLTEHVILPHASGTAPEFPIDVYAETVKRYGENFPLLLLRDGQALLVDGSGTRLI; encoded by the coding sequence ATGAGGCTTCTGCTGACCTCCTTCGGTCATGACCGCGTCCCCGAGTTCGTCTCCGGCACGCTCGCCTACGTCCCTGACGCCGCCCGCTCCTTCGCCGACCGGCCCTGGGCCGACACGGAACGTGTCATGCTCCGCGACCAGGGCCTGAACCTGGTCGAACTGCCAGTGAATTCCACCCCACCCGAGGAGATCGACCGGATCCTCGGTGAGGTCGACGGGGTCTACGTCGCCGGCGGGGAGACCTTCGATCTGCTGCATGTTCTCCGTTCCACCGGCGCCGACGAGATCCTCACCCGGCACGTGCGCGCCGGGCTGCCCTATATCGGCACCAGCGCCGGATCCGTGATCGCCGGCCCCAGCATCGAACCGGTCTCCCTGCTGGATTCGCCCACCGTCGCCCCGGGGCTGACCGACTACACCGGCCTGCGCCTCACGGAACATGTGATTCTCCCGCACGCCTCCGGCACCGCCCCGGAATTCCCCATCGACGTCTACGCCGAGACCGTGAAACGCTACGGGGAGAACTTCCCGCTGCTCCTCCTGCGTGACGGCCAGGCCCTGCTCGTCGACGGGTCCGGGACCCGCCTTATCTAG